In the genome of Podospora pseudocomata strain CBS 415.72m chromosome 2 map unlocalized CBS415.72m_2.2, whole genome shotgun sequence, one region contains:
- a CDS encoding uncharacterized protein (COG:A; COG:K; EggNog:ENOG503P5A8): protein MSKATPRKARHRQHPSNSGPRQQVHASDYESDTAYYMENRNMAPQAPSKTRSDMEVNLTVLRRYDPTIKSVLTIAANAVIYTIGQASAGWEKHGVEGTLFVCEQEPRADSSGQHLPQYCIFILNRRGMNNFVVDLARISNCEVVEELIVFQLEDGYTIDSNETEEGAQKAIGIWMHEDETRPRSANFTTIMGAWQEARTAGSAYLPTDDEGQGAPVAVAETPAPQNVGFVPGQQININDLFANK from the coding sequence ATGAGCAAGGCTACACCCCGAAAGGCGCGTCACCGCCAGCACCCAAGCAACAGTGGTCCCCGACAGCAAGTCCATGCCTCCGACTACGAATCCGACACAGCATACTACATGGAGAATCGCAACATGGCTCCCCAAGCCCCGTCTAAGACACGGTCCGATATGGAGGTCAACCTGACAGTCCTCCGCCGATATGACCCTACAATCAAGTCGGTGCTCACCATCGCTGCCAACGCTGTCATCTACACCATCGGACAGGCCTCTGCTGGGTGGGAGAAACACGGAGTCGAAGGCACACTGTTCGTTTGCGAGCAAGAACCCCGTGCCGATTCTAGTGGCCAACATCTGCCACAGTActgcatcttcatcctcaaccgCCGGGGCATGAACAACTTTGTCGTCGACCTCGCAAGGATTAGCAACTGTGAGGTCGTGGAGGAGCTCATTGTCTTTCAGCTGGAGGATGGCTATACGATCGATAGCAACGAGACGGAAGAAGGCGCCCAAAAGGCTATTGGCATCTGGATGCACGAGGACGAGACTCGACCACGGAGCGCGAACTTTACCACCATCATGGGCGCCTGGCAGGAGGCTCGCACCGCGGGCTCGGCTTATTTGCCCACCGACGATGAAGGCCAGGGCGCTCCGGTCGCGGTGGCCGAGACACCAGCGCCACAGAATGTTGGGTTTGTTCCTGGGCAACAGATCAATATCAACGACCTGTTTGCGAATAAGTGA
- a CDS encoding uncharacterized protein (COG:U; EggNog:ENOG503NYNY), translated as MEPSDAEPAARADSTTSEPADLTSTNPHSLSRAVYARRSEYTRRRRVRIKIGTWNVAACPGTDKDLARWFVDGEGLDATQTETNKNPKNGDGHEKIDLYVLGLQEINELTAPSQYMTWIYAPDSTPADKWKAALGAALPDGYQLIATEQLAAMLLLVYASPEVAPTVSNVSTTSVATGALGYLGNKGAVCARIVLGEATNLLFVNCHLASGVESSYIERRIWQVQQVLQYARFEPIAVGGITEAEKGKIGDEDFAFWFGDLNSRLDHLPGDDIRRLLMLHTQGEYDVSKKNLRREDSLEGEGVVVQHLSDSSEDAKDEDQTNTAGKETIGQDSKKSGENNADDDSFDLPDPDEFPLDPSEDPASLQTTITSLLPHDQLRRLMKDRKVFHEGWREGPIRFLPSYKYDVGTVALFDSSEKQRPPSWCDRILYRTREDREAFEKKIREEDEARKRDEEMKAQGMENAADDDQVLFSYDPDNDGDDQPSSSVSPYDAYDENDDDEEQNGETGEQLRLDLYTSHQRITSSDHKPISSIFTLDCDAVVPDLKAKVHSEVARELDRAENEGRPVVTIVVDYQGSRPRSQSNFSDRPELAIDFGRVRFLEKMTSSLTLANTGSVPATFAFVEKPSTEGPDLAGNFEWLTTSFIRPEESDDGSEPVDLGKRVTLEPGETMNAHLEAVIDTVRQAQMLNEGEATLDEVLVLRVMDGRDHFIPVHADWAPSCIGRSVEELIRVRTGGIREFCNALAKKNGKFGAIPYDLPAHHAAPKELFELTEATETLTERAIADAQMLDDCEVPTAPGWPFEEATWQGTDKETRTAQVISVIDALDRDERILSVFLPEVPSIQRLEAVSEAFLFFLEGLVDGVITTPLWNRIEQAALPSLAQSVATAVDAPSAEDDKTAILDILATTPNHNICFVFLTTTLARIAAELAPLTKADLEAIKNSDAASRPGLVALGRKSLSFRRSTGPGIQAVVALNRRRARERKFAEVFGGLVCRGSVLEKDKDRKALEEKQRALIGLFLRRREE; from the coding sequence ATGGAGCCCTCGGATGCCGAGCCAGCTGCCCGTGCTGATTCCACGACATCCGAACCCGCCGACCTCACTTCCACTAACCCGCACTCCTTGTCGAGAGCAGTATACGCTCGTCGGTCAGAATACACACGTCGCCGGCGGGTACGAATCAAGATCGGAACATGGAACGTGGCCGCATGCCCAGGCACGGATAAGGATCTTGCCAGGTGGTTTGTGGACGGAGAGGGGCTGGATGCTACACAAACGGAGACGAACAAGAACCCCAAGAATGGCGACGGACATGAAAAGATTGATCTCTATGTCCTCGGACTTCAGGAGATCAACGAGCTTACGGCGCCCTCTCAGTACATGACATGGATCTATGCGCCAGACAGTACCCCCGCGGACAAGTGGAAAGCTGCTTTGGGGGCTGCCTTACCAGATGGGTACCAGCTCATCGCCACGGAACAGCTTGCGGCCATGCTACTCTTGGTCTACGCTTCCCCCGAGGTTGCTCCCACTGTTAGCAATGTTAGCACTACTAGTGTTGCGACTGGAGCGCTTGGATACCTCGGCAACAAAGGAGCAGTGTGCGCACGCATTGTTCTCGGCGAGGCCACCAACTTGTTGTTTGTCAACTGTCATCTTGCCAGCGGGGTTGAAAGCTCTTACATCGAGCGACGAATCTGGCAGGTACAACAGGTCCTTCAATATGCGCGCTTCGAACCAATTGCTGTTGGTGGCatcaccgaggccgagaaggggaagattggagatgaggatTTTGCATTTTGGTTTGGAGACCTCAACTCTCGGTTGGACCATCTACCCGGTGACGATATTCGCCGCCTGTTGATGCTACATACCCAGGGAGAATATGATGTTTCCAAGAAGAACCTACGTCGCGAGGACTCGTTGGAAGGCGAAGGAGTAGTTGTGCAGCACTTGTCTGACAGTAGCGAGGATGCGAAAGATGAGGACCAGACCAACACAGCCGGGAAGGAAACTATCGGACAGGACTCGAAGAAGTCTGGCGAAAACAATGCCGACGACGATTCTTTCGACCTTCCCGATCCTGACGAGTTCCCATTAGACCCAAGCGAAGACCCTGCTTCGCTTCAAACAACAATCACCTCCTTACTGCCCCACGACCAGCTTAGACGGCTGATGAAGGACCGCAAAGTGTTCCATGAAGGCTGGCGGGAGGGTCCGATCAGGTTCCTACCATCCTATAAGTATGACGTCGGCACTGTCGCCCTCTTCGACTCTAGCGAAAAGCAACGCCCTCCAAGTTGGTGTGACCGCATCCTGTATCGTACGCGGGAGGACAGGGAAGCTTTTGAAAAGAAGATACgcgaggaagatgaagcAAGGAAGAGGGACGAAGAAATGAAGGCCCAGGGCATGGAGAATGCCGCGGATGATGACCAGGTCCTATTTTCTTACGATCCCGATAACGACGGTGACGACCAGCCCAGCTCTTCGGTATCGCCATACGATGCTTACGACGAgaacgacgatgacgaggaacaGAATGGCGAAACTGGTGAGCAATTGCGCCTTGACCTGTACACCTCCCATCAGCGAATTACTTCATCAGACCACAAGCCTATAAGCTCCATCTTCACACTAGATTGCGACGCTGTAGTACCTGATCTCAAAGCCAAGGTCCATTCTGAGGTTGCGCGCGAGCTTGACCGAGCAGAGAACGAGGGACGGCCAGTAGTCACGATTGTCGTTGACTATCAGGGTTCTCGCCCGCGCAGCCAGTCTAATTTCTCCGACAGGCCCGAGCTGGCCATCGATTTCGGACGAGTAAGGTTCTTAGAGAAGATGACATCGTCTCTTACCTTGGCCAATACCGGTAGTGTACCAGCTACCTTTGCCTTCGTCGAGAAGCCTTCAACGGAGGGCCCAGACCTTGCTGGGAATTTTGAATGGCTAACAACGTCCTTTATTCGTCCCGAAGAGAGTGACGATGGCTCAGAGCCTGTTGATCTTGGGAAAAGGGTTACATTGGAGCCTGGCGAGACGATGAATGCACATCTAGAGGCCGTCATCGATACCGTCCGTCAAGCTCAAATGCTCAACGAAGGCGAGGCGACCCTGGATGAGGTTCTGGTGCTGCGTGTTATGGACGGCAGGGATCACTTCATTCCAGTTCATGCCGATTGGGCACCATCATGTATTGGACGCTCTGTTGAGGAACTCATCCGGGTTAGGACCGGTGGCATCAGGGAGTTCTGCAATGCTCTAGCCAAGAAGAATGGGAAATTTGGCGCGATTCCGTACGATTTACCAGCGCACCATGCTGCGCCAAAGGAGTTGTTCGAGCTTACGGAAGCTACGGAGACACTTACCGAGCGAGCCATCGCCGACGCCCAGATGTTGGACGACTGTGAAGTTCCCACCGCTCCGGGCTGGCCTTTTGAGGAAGCCACCTGGCAGGGAACCGACAAAGAGACGCGCACTGCCCAAGTCATCAGTGTCATCGATGCCCTCGACCGAGACGAGCGAATTCTTTCCGTGTTCCTTCCCGAAGTACCGTCTATTCAACGCCTGGAGGCAGTCAGTGAAGCCTTCCTATTCTTCCTCGAAGGCCTGGTCGACGGGGTTATCACGACGCCATTGTGGAACCGCATCGAGCAAGCAGCTCTGCCTTCCTTGGCACAGTCAGTGGCTACAGCAGTCGATGCCCCCTCGGCGGAAGACGACAAGACTGCGATCCTCGACATTCTAGCTACCACTCCCAACCACAATATCTGCTTTGTATTCTTGACGACGACACTCGCAAGGATAGCTGCCGAGCTGGCACCTCTGACCAAGGCTGATCtcgaggccatcaagaatAGCGATGCCGCATCTCGCCCGGGCCTAGTCGCATTGGGCCGGAAGTCTCTCAGCTTCAGGAGGTCGACGGGGCCGGGAATTCAGGCGGTTGTGGCTCTCAACAGGCGCAGGGCTAGGGAGAGGAAGTTTGCGGAagtgtttggggggttggtttgtcgggggtcggtgttggagaaggacaaggatcggaaggcgctggaggagaagcaacGGGCGCTTATCGGGCTGTTTTTAaggcggagggaggagtgA
- a CDS encoding uncharacterized protein (COG:T; EggNog:ENOG503Q4SS), which yields MQLKTLTLLGLASAANAQTLADVLAENAATLSSLTSFLQSEEVIYELFANAQDVTLLAPSNEALARLNATPLANELLSDPNYLTAFLAYHVLNGTFYASNLTSSPTQFLPTILDLAAYSNVTGGQRLQVQAADGGVNFLSGNGELSTVESANFNYTGGTIHIIDNYLTIPAPLPAALLEQNLTALVGAVTQAGVAETLTNARDITLFAPNNAAFDAIGNLVSELTVEQLTGILGYHVIVGQTVYSSQIEDGATATTFQGGDITLRVEDGSVFVNSARVVKADVLCANGVIHVIDGVLNPSNTDAEPNPAESTQAPAFSGASSTGGVPFTSGITVPTSAPTEPTATSGPDSGNGDDTPVEAGAAAQGAALGMAAFFGAAVLLAQL from the exons ATGCAGCTCAAgaccctcaccctcctggGTCTCGCCTCGGCAGCCAACGCCCAAACCCTCGCCGACGTCCTCGCCGAGAACGCGGCTactctctcctccctcaccagcttcctccAGTCCGAAGAGGTCATCTACGAGCTCTTTGCCAACGCCCAAGAtgtcaccctcctcgccccctccaacGAGGCCCTCGCCCGTCTGAACGCCACCCCTCTGGCCAACGAGCTCCTCTCCGACCCCAACTACCtcaccgccttcctcgcctaCCACGTCCTCAACGGGACCTTCTAcgcctccaacctcacctcctcccctacccaattcctccccaccatcctcgacctcgcGGCGTACAGCAACGTCACCGGCGGCCAGAGACTCCAAGTCCAGGCCGCTGACGGCGGCGTGAACTTCCTTTCTGGAAACGGCGAGCTCAGCACTGTTGAATCCGCCAACTTCAACTACACCGGCGGCACCATCCACATCATCGACAACTACCTCACTATTCCCGCCCCTTTGCCTGCCGCCCTCCTGGAGCAAAACCTCACTGCACTTGTCGGCGCCGTGACGCAGGCTGGTGTTGCCGAGACGCTTACCAACGCGCGGGACATTACCCTGTTTGCCCCCAACAACGCGGCGTTTGATGCGATTGGGAACTTGGTCAGCGAGCTGACTGTTGAGCAGCTGACGGGGATTCTGGGGTATCACGTCATTGTCGGGCAGACTGTTTATTCCAGCCAGATTGAGGACGGGGCTACAGCGACTACTTTCCAGGGGGGTGATATTACGCTTagggtggaggatgggagcgTTTTTGTCAACAGTGCTAGGGTTGTGAAGGCTGATGTGCTTTGCGCCAATGGGGTTATTCATGTTATTGATGG TgtcctcaacccctccaacaccgacGCTGAGCCCAACCCTGCTGAGTCCACCCAGGCTCCCGCTTTCTCTGgcgccagcagcaccggcggTGTCCCCTTCACCTCTGGCATCACTGTTCCCACCAGTGCTCCTACCGAGCCTACTGCTACCTCTGGCCCTGACAGCGGCAACGGTGATGACACTCCTGTTgaggctggtgctgctgctcaggGTGCTGCTCTTGGCATGGCCGCCTTCTTTGGCGCTGCCGTACTCTTGGCTCAGCTGTAA
- a CDS encoding uncharacterized protein (EggNog:ENOG503Q6YF; COG:S) translates to MWPFDTVLCFTDLAFHTSWPFMLSFPKHLQRHKSCSFPARQFLILNMMQNKSDDIHDDNSDLLEPFVETELVNADLFGEWLQQELGDGKDQQGIISKVAAALGVFKKTLQSLSLESTLPNPRLWNMQVDAVNGNDLRVIVTIPGSSEKIEVVAKDQDELQFLKGDKCLGYMSKVWHGLAQSLDRLTIYAQRCKELKAQEAELMHPAEATVQKHINLLKEYNDMKDIGQQVIGLIAENKGVQIGKLYENGDYGVTADD, encoded by the exons ATGTGGCCTTTTGACACTGTGCTTTGCTTCACGGACTTGGCCTTCCACACTTCTTGGCCGTTCATGCTTTCTTTCCCCAAACATCTACAGCGCCACAAAAGCTGTTCATTTCCAGCAAGACAATTCTTGATTCTTAACATGATGCAGAATAAGTCTGATGATATACACGACGACAACTCCGACCTCCTCGAACCTTTCGTCGAAACAGAGTTGGTCAATGCCGATTTATTTGGAGAGTGGCTTCaacaagaacttggcgatgGGAAAGATCAGCAGGGCATCATCTCAAAGGTAGCAGCGGCGCTCGGTGTATTTAAGAAAACACTACAGTCGCTTTCTCTCGAGAGTACCCTGCCAAATCCCAGGTTATGGAACATGCAAGTCGATGCAGTCAATGGTAACGATTTGAGGGTCATCGTTACTATACCAGGGTCGTCGGAGAAGATCGAAGTTGTTGCCAAGGATCAAGACGAACTGCAGTTTCTCAAAGGC GATAAATGTCTCGGATACATGTCCAAAGTG TGGCATGGACTTGCTCAATCGCTCGATAGACTGACCATCTACGCACAAAGATGCAAGGAACTGAAGGCCCAAGAAGCGGAATTGAT GCATCCTGCAGAAGCTACAGTGCAGAAGCACATCAATCTGCTCAAGGAGTACAACGACATGAAAGACATTGGACAGCAAGTCATCGGCCTTATCGCAGAAAACAAGGGCGTTCAAATCGGGAAGCTCTACGAGAATGGGGACTACGGGGTCACGGCGGACGACTGA
- a CDS encoding uncharacterized protein (COG:S; EggNog:ENOG503P5NF), with protein MVQFLSALVTILSVVAVSAAPVSTEVEAAPVLEERACAYTCGTVCYQTSHITAARNKGHTLRLAGQNINSYPHRYNNYEGFNFPTPAPWYEYPIMKTYAVYTGGSPGPDRVIFDSNGAFDKLITHTGASGNAFVACT; from the exons ATGGTTCAG ttcctctccgccctcgtTACCATTCTCTCGGTGGTCGCCGTGTCTGCTGCACCGGTCTCGACCGAGGTAGAGGCTGCCCCTGTGCTTGAAGAGAGAGCCTGTGCCTACACTTGCGGCACTGTTTGCTACCAGACGTCCCACATCACTGCTGCCCGCAACAAGGGACACACTCTCCGCCTTGCTGGCCAAAACATCA ACAGCTATCCCCACCGGTACAACAACTACGAGGGCTTCAACTTTCCCACCCCTGCACCATGGTATGAGTATCCCATCATGAAGACATACGCCGTGTACACCGGTGGATCTCCCGGCCCGGACAGAGTTATTTTCGACAGCAACGGAGCGTTCGACAAGTTGATCACTCATACCGGGGCCAGTGGCAACGCATTTGTGGCTTGTACATAA
- a CDS encoding uncharacterized protein (COG:E; EggNog:ENOG503PAVP; CAZy:AA9) gives MKFAPILLASAASAHTIFSSLEVNGVNHGVGGGVRVPSYNGPIENVDSASIACNGAPNPTTPTSKVITVQAGQNVTAIWRYMLSTTGSAPNDIMDISHKGPTMAYLKKVNDATTDSGVGGGWFKIQEDGYNNGVWGTEKVINGQGRHSIKIPSCIAPGQYLLRAEMLALHGAGNYPGAQFYMECAQLNIVGGTGSKTPSTVAFPGAYSGSHPGVKISIYWPPVTNYQIPGPSVFTC, from the exons ATGAAGTTCGCCCCTATCCTCCTTGCCTCCGCCGCGAGCGCccacaccatcttctcctccctcgaggTGAACGGTGTCAACcacggtgttggtggtggtgtccgTGTGCCCAGCTACAACGGCCCCATTGAGAATGTCGACTCTGCCTCGATCGCCTGCAACGGTGCTCCCAACCCgaccacccccacctccaaggTCATCACCGTCCAGGCTGGTCAGAACGTGACCGCCATCTGGCGCTACAtgctctccaccaccggctcTGCCCCCAACGACATCATGGACATCTCCCACAAGGGCCCCACCATGGCCTACCTCAAGAAGGTCAACGACGCCACCACCGACTCTGGTGTCGGCGGCGGTTGGTTCAAGATCCAGGAGGACGGCTACAACAACGGCGTCTGGGGCACCGAGAAGGTCATCAACGGCCAGGGCCGCCACAGCATCAAGATCCCCTCCTGCATCGCCCCCGGCCAGTACCTCCTCCGTGCTGAGATGCTTGCTCTCCACGGTGCCGGCAACTACCCCGGTGCTCAGTTCTACATGGAGTGTGCTCAGCTCAACATTGTCGGCGGTACCGGCAGCAagaccccctccaccgttgCCTTCCCCGGTGCTTACTCT GGCTCCCACCCCGGTGTCAAGATCAGCATCTACTGGCCCCCTGTCACCAACTACCAGATCCCCGGCCCCTCGGTCTTCACCTGCTAA
- a CDS encoding uncharacterized protein (COG:S; EggNog:ENOG503P11Q), producing the protein MSDSCGDDPLPKPPMELEVKCRKALERYAAITKMDGTRHFPSDIHRQSANIRTFNTHVRDRRTRAALAPDFDQDIDKHIATMAERSRPKKGRQYLRRQYLLRDDHHCIMTATWWALRRYFDLSDRTFHPDILNGPENTISLTFEFIKEYRQFRIALEPGEGNGNIYTCRIMDPETRSMSVDHVAPQDQPITLTHHDNIPMPSRDLLRIHHTLGKIFHAEPRLN; encoded by the exons ATGTCAGATTCTTGTGGCGATGACCCCTTGCCCAAGCCCCCGATGGAGTTGGAAGTCAAATGCCGCAAAGCCCTTGAAAGATACGCAGCAATCACAAAGATGGATGGTACGAGACACTTCCCTTCAGACATTCACCGACAATCTGCCAACATCAGGACGTTCAACACTCATGTCAGAGATCGTCGAACACGCG CCGCACTGGCCCCTGATTTTGACCAGGATATTGACAAGCATATCGCCACAATGGCCGAAAGGTCACGCCCCAAAAAAGGGCGTCAATATCTCAGACGACAATACCTTCTTAGAGATGACCACCACTGTATCATGACTG CTACGTGGTGGGCCCTCCGTCGGTACTTCGACCTTTCCGACCGCACCTTCCACCCAGATATCCTCAACGGGCCCGAAAATACCATATCCCTCACATTTGAGTTCATCAAGGAGTACCGCCAGTTTCGGATAGCTTTGGAACCAGGAGAAGGCAATGGAAATATCTACACCTGCCGTATCATGGATCCAGAGACCCGGAGCATGTCTGTAGATCATGTTGCTCCCCAAGATCAGCCCATCACCTTGACGCATCATGACAACATTCCAATGCCCAGTAGGGACCTTCTTAGAATACATCATACCCTGGGTAAAATCTTTCAT GCTGAGCCACGTTTGAACTAG
- a CDS encoding uncharacterized protein (EggNog:ENOG503P0Q0; COG:S), translating into MLSDLSPRAESLVPANVDKLFDLLNTNGEASSGSTWSRAPRSLSATQQGSRNLLDGVLSPAATTQRPFVQQHSIWQEPLFESGCRGSLHGQQCAGQCSDPKILFSSLSILGNCLAFATAGLLADDGIVIREAPLEDTPTSLQIAGVPENINATQILDDIVRCAVSSCEGEGRISGMATCTTQLIELRGHLGGPHNASSLEQFQVLHDGLGQYCGKLDMEFEPDIAGPGVLLSQMIQASVSVTSFVFITIISSWARFVLLVHKRGDWKKAERRHRKLTTSRVHGALVSAAVEFQEAQAFFTMAIQIATIATFEPSFTCGLSCSQQESIQSLSDTIMNGQLIRALAVNSMLPVLLTQSVLHRAGMSWWYTLTLCIIVCIFSEVIRWQTVTQVPFHILLGRLKDLVPVDECGGNPSLTAYCLTPLYNLQLVEMPMLIVGYTTALVLLLAQSAHRTWPIISPIVERHRPGQLLAYLGKHFFRVSWYGLQMTLAIATALHFVTLWTISRGLNSSPKDWTYGQVVSAMLWAPILGKYLYYNIFGVKRGVEARLAREYTVIRLEPH; encoded by the exons ATGTTAAGTGACCTGTCTCCACGGGCGGAGTCACTCGTCCCAGCGAATGTCGACAAGCTATTTGATCTGCTTAATACCAACGGCGAGGCGTCCTCGGGATCAACATGGAGTCGCGCACCAAGATCCCTTTCTGCCACTCAACAGGGGAGTCGGAACTTGCTTGATGGTGTTCTCTCGCCGGCTGCCACAACTCAAAGACCTTTTGTCCAACAACATTCAATATGGCAGGAACCGCTTTTTGAGTCGGGGTGTAGAGGCTCACTGCATGGTCAACAATGCGCAGGGCAATGCTCCGACCCCAAGATATTGTTCAGTTCCCTCAGCATTCTAGGAAACTGCCTTGCCTTTGCAACCGCGGGCTTACTGGCAGATGACGGCATTGTTATTCGAGAAGCCCCACTGGAGGACACCCCGACATCACTACAAATAGCTGGTGTCCCCGAAAACATCAATGCAACTCAGATACTCGATGATATTGTACGATGCGCTGTGTCGTCCTGCGAAGGCGAAGGTAGAATATCCGGCATGGCCACCTGCACGACACAGCTTATCGAACTAAGGGGACACCTGGGTGGTCCGCATAACGCCTCTAGCCTTGAGCAATTCCAGGTCCTTCATGACGGCCTAGGCCAATATTGTGGCAAGCTTGATATGGAGTTTGAGCCTGACATTGCAGGGCCGGGG GTCCTGCTGTCACAAATGATACAGGCATCAGTCTCAGTCACCTCGTTTGTTTTCATCACGATAATCAGCTCTTGGGCCCGGTTCGTTCTTTTGGTCCACAAGCGAGGCGACTGGAAGAAAGCGGAGCGTCGTCACAGAAAACTCACAACATCCAGAGTCCACGGTGCGTTGGTTTCGGCTGCCGTGGAATTCCAGGAAGCCCaagccttcttcaccatggcCATTCAGATCGCGACCATTGCCACGTTTGAGCCGAGCTTTACCTGCGGCTTGTCTTGCAGCCAGCAAGAATCGATCCAATCCCTGAGCGACACCATCATGAATGGGCAGTTGATTCGTGCTCTGGCGGTCAACAGCATGCTGCCTGTGCTTCTGACACAGTCAGTACTACACCGTGCCGGAATGAGCTGGTGGTATACCTTGACGCTTTGCATCATTGTCTGCATCTTTTCAGAGGTCATCAGGTGGCAAACTGTCACTCAAGTCCCTTTCCACATCCTGTTAGGCCGGCTAAAAGATCTAGTACCAGTGGATGAGTGTGGTGGTAACCCTTCTCTGACAGCGTATTGCCTGACGCCTTTATACAATCTTCAACTTGTGGAAATGCCTATGCTGATTGTAGGATATACAACCGCCCTGGTACTCCTTCTTGCGCAGAGCGCACATCGGACATGGCCGATTATTTCACCTATAGTCGAGAGGCATAGACCTGGTCAGTTGCTGGCTTACTTGGGAAAGCATTTCTTTCGAGTGTCTTGGTACGGATTACAGATGACCCTTGCCATCGCCACGGCCTTACATTTCGTCACTCTTTGGACCATCAGCCGCGGTTTGAATTCGTCACCGAAAGACTGGACATATGGCCAGGTGGTGTCGGCAATGCTCTGGGCTCCGATATTGGGAAAGTACCTATACTACAATATTT TTGGAGTGAAGAGGGGAGTCGAGGCACGGCTTGCGCGAGAGTACACGGTGATTCGACTTGAGCCTCACTGA